From Astyanax mexicanus isolate ESR-SI-001 chromosome 11, AstMex3_surface, whole genome shotgun sequence, the proteins below share one genomic window:
- the LOC103045520 gene encoding solute carrier family 35 member F5 isoform X1, which translates to MRPARMSWGVCGAQKRRLVLGVVILLLVDVIWVASSELTAYIFVQKQYSKPFFSTFVKTSMFVLYLLGFLFWKPWRQQCAARYQQQLSSLIPDAGSYVSAGATENSFNNSLSEPLYVPVKFQDVPDSNASRESKTPVRKQRVRFSNIMEVRELPHSQALEAKLSRMSHSTTPLRIMAKLSISAVARISFFFCFVWFLANLAYQEALTDTQVAIVNILSSTSGLFTLVLAAIFPSNSSDRFTLSKLLAVILSMVGVAVVSVSAMDSPGGKGTIGSLWSLLGAGLYAIYIVMLKRKVDREEKLDIPMFFGFVGLFNLLLLWPGFVLLHYSGLESFEMPSQLVISYILINGLIGTVLSEFLWLWGCFLTSSLIGTLALSLTIPLSIMTDMCMQKTSFSWLFFVGAVPVFLSFFLAALLCHYNNWDPAMVALRRVFSFFCRKHRNHRCGIHSAHRKLAEDSEQCESLIPLQSSSLDNRAFCS; encoded by the exons ATGCGTCCGGCACG GATGAGTTGGGGGGTATGTGGTGCCCAGAAGAGGAGGCTGGTGCTGGGCGTGGTCATCCTGCTGCTTGTGGATGTGATCTGGGTTGCGTCATCTGAACTCACTGCA tACATCTTTGTGCAGAAGCAGTACAGTAAGCCGTTCTTCAGCACCTTTGTGAAGACCTCCATGTTCGTGTTGTATTTACTTGGATTCCTCTTCTGGAAACCATGGAGGCAGCAGTGTGCAGCTCGttatcagcagcagctcagcagCCTC attCCTGATGCTGGTTCTTATGTGTCTGCTGGTGCAACTGAAAACAGCTTTAACAACTCTTTA AGTGAGCCCCTGTATGTGCCGGTGAAGTTTCAGGATGTTCCTGACAGCAACGCCAGCAGAGAGTCTAAAACCC ctGTGAGGAAGCAGCGTGTGCGGTTCAGTAATATAATGGAGGTGCGTGAGCTGCCCCACTCTCAGGCTTTGGAGGCCAAACTGTCTCGCATGTCACATTCGACCACTCCACTCAGGATTATGGCAAAGCTCAGCATCAGCGCTGTGGCCCGAAtcagcttcttcttctgctttgtG tGGTTTCTGGCTAATCTGGCGTATCAGGAGGCTCTGACAGACACACAGGTGGCCATTGTAAACATTCTGTCTTCCACCTCAG GTCTCTTCACTTTGGTCTTGGCTGCTATATTTCCCAGTAACAGCAGTGATCGCTTCACACTCTCCAAACTGCTGGCTGTTATCCTGAG CATGGTGGGTGTGGCTGTGGTTAGTGTCTCTGCAATGGACAGTCCTGGTGGAAAAGGCACTATTG GTTCACTCTGGTCACTACTAGGGGCAGGGCTGTATGCCATCTACATAGTTATGCTAAAAAGAAAAGTAGATCGAGAAGAGAAGCTGGACATCCCGATGTTCTTTG gcttTGTGGGCTTATTTAACCTGCTGTTGTTATGGCCTGGCTTTGTGCTGCTGCATTACTCTGGTCTGGAGTCGTTCGAGATGCCGAGTCAGCTGGTGATCAGCTACATTCTTATCAATGGCCTGATCGGGACCGTGCTGTCTGAATTCCTCTGGCTGTG GGGATGTTTTCTCACCTCGTCCCTGATCGGCACATTGGCTCTAAGTCTGACAATTCCGCTCTCCATCATGACGGATATGTGCATGCAGAAG ACGAGTTTCTCATGGCTATTCTTTGTGGGAGCAGTTCCAGTCTTCCTCTCCTTCTTCCTGGCTGCACTCCTATGCCACTACAATAACTGGGACCCAGCAATGGTGGCCCTGCGGAGAGTCTTCTCTTTCTTCTGCCGAAAACACAGGAATCACAGGTGTGGAATCCATTCAGCCCATAGAAA GCTAGCAGAGGACAGTGAGCAGTGTGAGAGTCTCATTCCGCTGCAGAGTTCTTCCCTTGACAACAGAGCTTTCTGCTCTTGA
- the LOC103045520 gene encoding solute carrier family 35 member F5 isoform X2 — MRPARMSWGVCGAQKRRLVLGVVILLLVDVIWVASSELTAYIFVQKQYSKPFFSTFVKTSMFVLYLLGFLFWKPWRQQCAARYQQQLSSLIPDAGSYVSAGATENSFNNSLSEPLYVPVKFQDVPDSNASRESKTPVRKQRVRFSNIMEVRELPHSQALEAKLSRMSHSTTPLRIMAKLSISAVARISFFFCFVWFLANLAYQEALTDTQVAIVNILSSTSGLFTLVLAAIFPSNSSDRFTLSKLLAVILSMVGVAVVSVSAMDSPGGKGTIGSLWSLLGAGLYAIYIVMLKRKVDREEKLDIPMFFGFVGLFNLLLLWPGFVLLHYSGLESFEMPSQLVISYILINGLIGTVLSEFLWLWGCFLTSSLIGTLALSLTIPLSIMTDMCMQKTSFSWLFFVGAVPVFLSFFLAALLCHYNNWDPAMVALRRVFSFFCRKHRNHRLAEDSEQCESLIPLQSSSLDNRAFCS, encoded by the exons ATGCGTCCGGCACG GATGAGTTGGGGGGTATGTGGTGCCCAGAAGAGGAGGCTGGTGCTGGGCGTGGTCATCCTGCTGCTTGTGGATGTGATCTGGGTTGCGTCATCTGAACTCACTGCA tACATCTTTGTGCAGAAGCAGTACAGTAAGCCGTTCTTCAGCACCTTTGTGAAGACCTCCATGTTCGTGTTGTATTTACTTGGATTCCTCTTCTGGAAACCATGGAGGCAGCAGTGTGCAGCTCGttatcagcagcagctcagcagCCTC attCCTGATGCTGGTTCTTATGTGTCTGCTGGTGCAACTGAAAACAGCTTTAACAACTCTTTA AGTGAGCCCCTGTATGTGCCGGTGAAGTTTCAGGATGTTCCTGACAGCAACGCCAGCAGAGAGTCTAAAACCC ctGTGAGGAAGCAGCGTGTGCGGTTCAGTAATATAATGGAGGTGCGTGAGCTGCCCCACTCTCAGGCTTTGGAGGCCAAACTGTCTCGCATGTCACATTCGACCACTCCACTCAGGATTATGGCAAAGCTCAGCATCAGCGCTGTGGCCCGAAtcagcttcttcttctgctttgtG tGGTTTCTGGCTAATCTGGCGTATCAGGAGGCTCTGACAGACACACAGGTGGCCATTGTAAACATTCTGTCTTCCACCTCAG GTCTCTTCACTTTGGTCTTGGCTGCTATATTTCCCAGTAACAGCAGTGATCGCTTCACACTCTCCAAACTGCTGGCTGTTATCCTGAG CATGGTGGGTGTGGCTGTGGTTAGTGTCTCTGCAATGGACAGTCCTGGTGGAAAAGGCACTATTG GTTCACTCTGGTCACTACTAGGGGCAGGGCTGTATGCCATCTACATAGTTATGCTAAAAAGAAAAGTAGATCGAGAAGAGAAGCTGGACATCCCGATGTTCTTTG gcttTGTGGGCTTATTTAACCTGCTGTTGTTATGGCCTGGCTTTGTGCTGCTGCATTACTCTGGTCTGGAGTCGTTCGAGATGCCGAGTCAGCTGGTGATCAGCTACATTCTTATCAATGGCCTGATCGGGACCGTGCTGTCTGAATTCCTCTGGCTGTG GGGATGTTTTCTCACCTCGTCCCTGATCGGCACATTGGCTCTAAGTCTGACAATTCCGCTCTCCATCATGACGGATATGTGCATGCAGAAG ACGAGTTTCTCATGGCTATTCTTTGTGGGAGCAGTTCCAGTCTTCCTCTCCTTCTTCCTGGCTGCACTCCTATGCCACTACAATAACTGGGACCCAGCAATGGTGGCCCTGCGGAGAGTCTTCTCTTTCTTCTGCCGAAAACACAGGAATCACAG GCTAGCAGAGGACAGTGAGCAGTGTGAGAGTCTCATTCCGCTGCAGAGTTCTTCCCTTGACAACAGAGCTTTCTGCTCTTGA